A single region of the Candidatus Hydrogenedentota bacterium genome encodes:
- a CDS encoding SDR family NAD(P)-dependent oxidoreductase, with product MSEFQGKVVLVTGGTRGIGRACALAFAKEGAAVAVCGRSKDTSEAAGQELAQESQGKV from the coding sequence GTGAGCGAATTCCAGGGCAAAGTGGTATTGGTCACAGGCGGCACGCGCGGTATCGGCAGGGCCTGTGCGCTCGCTTTCGCGAAAGAAGGCGCGGCGGTCGCCGTGTGCGGGCGTTCCAAGGACACCTCGGAAGCAGCGGGCCAGGAACTCGCCCAGGAATCCCAAGGCAAGGT
- the plsX gene encoding phosphate acyltransferase PlsX, translating to MMRIAIDAMGSDNAPYPEVRGAVKASESPGLELILVGNETKLRETLGKHASRKNISIVHASEVITMEDSPMLGVRKKKDASLSVAMRLVKQGAADAVVSAGNTGAVMMAARTILRPIQGVARPPICQLLPTSTGRCLVLDLGANVDCNARHLCDFAEMGVVYSTQVLGNVNPRVGLLNIGEEQAKGNDLAKTVHRILSAAPHVNFIGNIEPKALFKGAADIVVCDGFVGNVVLKTSEAAGSLVKTLLTRELKSSILSIIGAVLSRGAYKRLKRVIDPNEYPGAPLLGVNGIVIILHGACSAKGVANAIKGAELAAKHDLINLIRDGLNEVRVTEESLDGSTNESSDNQDEADAESAS from the coding sequence ATGATGCGCATTGCCATCGATGCCATGGGCTCGGACAACGCCCCGTACCCGGAAGTGCGCGGGGCGGTGAAAGCCAGCGAGTCGCCCGGCTTGGAGTTGATCCTCGTCGGGAACGAGACGAAGCTGCGAGAGACGCTGGGCAAGCATGCCAGCCGCAAGAACATCTCGATCGTTCACGCGTCCGAAGTCATTACGATGGAAGACTCGCCGATGTTGGGCGTTCGCAAGAAGAAGGACGCCTCGCTATCGGTAGCGATGCGCCTTGTCAAACAAGGCGCCGCGGATGCTGTTGTCAGCGCGGGCAATACCGGCGCGGTAATGATGGCCGCGCGTACGATTCTACGGCCTATTCAGGGCGTTGCCCGCCCTCCCATTTGCCAGCTCTTGCCAACGTCAACGGGCCGGTGCCTCGTTCTCGACCTGGGCGCAAACGTGGACTGCAACGCCCGCCATCTCTGCGACTTTGCGGAGATGGGCGTCGTGTATTCGACGCAAGTCCTCGGCAACGTCAACCCCAGAGTTGGTCTCCTCAATATCGGTGAGGAACAGGCCAAGGGCAACGACCTCGCGAAGACGGTGCACCGAATCCTGAGCGCGGCTCCGCATGTGAACTTCATCGGCAACATCGAGCCCAAGGCGCTGTTTAAGGGCGCCGCGGACATCGTGGTGTGCGACGGATTCGTAGGCAACGTCGTGCTGAAGACCAGCGAAGCCGCCGGGTCGCTCGTAAAGACACTGCTGACCCGCGAGTTGAAGTCGAGTATTCTCAGCATCATTGGCGCGGTCCTCAGTCGCGGCGCGTACAAGCGCCTCAAGCGCGTCATCGACCCCAACGAATACCCCGGCGCGCCGCTTCTCGGCGTCAACGGTATTGTCATCATTCTTCACGGCGCATGTTCCGCCAAAGGCGTCGCCAACGCCATCAAGGGAGCCGAACTCGCCGCCAAACACGACCTTATCAACCTCATTCGCGACGGACTCAACGAAGTCCGTGTGACCGAAGAGTCGCTCGACGGTTCGACGAATGAGTCTTCTGACAACCAGGATGAAGCGGACGCCGAGTCCGCGTCTTAA
- the rpmF gene encoding 50S ribosomal protein L32 encodes MPVPKRRTGKTGKRTRRSHHALAKKIFSDCPSCGEPIMPHRVCPKCGHYRERLVVNADKL; translated from the coding sequence GTGCCTGTACCAAAGAGACGAACCGGTAAAACCGGCAAGAGAACGCGCCGCTCGCATCACGCGCTTGCGAAGAAGATTTTCTCCGATTGCCCAAGCTGCGGCGAGCCGATTATGCCTCACCGGGTATGCCCGAAGTGCGGGCACTACAGAGAGCGGCTCGTAGTCAACGCCGATAAACTGTAG
- a CDS encoding DUF177 domain-containing protein translates to MNVLEVALSSISPEGTPFSRVVGADVVRPANVRDLDLGPVTVSGVFSHVDAEYIFHGRVSGTFLGICDRCLCGVEKPFDAEVIWVFVHGSARSPLEEFEDDEDEEFDEDSGVIMFEGVSINLAPATWDEVVLALPAKMLCNDDCAGLCPQCGANLNTAPCGCVPEPESGLSETGLKGLADMFPDLKKKPNRLED, encoded by the coding sequence GTGAACGTACTTGAAGTTGCCCTTTCGTCCATCTCCCCGGAGGGTACGCCCTTTTCGCGGGTGGTGGGAGCCGACGTGGTCCGCCCGGCAAACGTACGCGACTTGGATCTTGGTCCTGTCACGGTTTCCGGCGTGTTTTCGCACGTCGACGCCGAGTATATATTTCACGGCCGTGTATCCGGGACGTTTCTCGGCATCTGCGACCGTTGTCTGTGCGGTGTCGAGAAACCGTTTGACGCGGAAGTCATCTGGGTGTTCGTCCACGGGTCTGCCCGAAGTCCTCTCGAAGAGTTTGAGGACGACGAGGACGAGGAGTTTGACGAAGACTCCGGCGTCATTATGTTTGAGGGAGTGTCTATCAACCTCGCCCCGGCGACGTGGGATGAGGTTGTGCTTGCGTTGCCGGCGAAGATGCTGTGCAACGACGATTGCGCGGGATTGTGTCCGCAATGTGGCGCGAATCTGAATACGGCCCCGTGCGGCTGTGTTCCCGAGCCCGAGTCGGGGCTATCGGAGACGGGTTTGAAGGGTCTGGCGGACATGTTTCCAGACTTGAAAAAGAAACCGAATCGGTTGGAGGACTGA
- a CDS encoding RNA methyltransferase produces MSYSLPELEARLEPHYRRVPTDQLPPVTRNPVHVVLDNLRSAFNVGSIFRTSDAGAVEHIHLCGLTAFPPNPKLTKTALGAHEYVPWTHHATTAAAIHHLKSQGVLCVAVEVTENSVPHTTFEWPQPVGIVFGNEVWGIKPETLALCDAVVNIPMRGHKNTINVATAFGVVLYEVLRRWGAA; encoded by the coding sequence ATGTCGTATTCACTACCCGAACTGGAGGCGAGGCTCGAACCTCATTACCGGAGGGTGCCCACCGATCAGCTTCCACCGGTGACGCGAAACCCCGTCCATGTCGTCCTCGATAATCTCCGAAGTGCGTTTAATGTCGGCTCGATTTTCCGGACTTCGGATGCGGGGGCCGTCGAACACATCCATTTGTGTGGATTAACGGCCTTTCCTCCCAATCCAAAGCTAACAAAGACCGCCTTGGGCGCCCACGAGTATGTTCCATGGACCCACCATGCGACGACCGCCGCCGCCATTCACCATCTCAAGAGCCAGGGTGTTCTGTGTGTCGCGGTCGAGGTGACGGAGAACTCCGTGCCTCACACAACGTTTGAGTGGCCCCAGCCCGTGGGCATCGTCTTCGGAAACGAAGTGTGGGGCATCAAACCCGAGACTCTCGCGTTGTGCGATGCCGTGGTGAACATCCCCATGCGCGGCCACAAAAACACGATCAATGTCGCGACAGCGTTTGGCGTGGTGCTCTACGAAGTCCTGCGCCGCTGGGGAGCGGCCTAG